In a single window of the Anaerocolumna cellulosilytica genome:
- a CDS encoding prephenate dehydrogenase has protein sequence MDSITVGFIGFGLIGGSIARALKELNPKNTLLAYHYSKKKPSIGLIGAKEDRILDIITEDLTDFSVCDIIFLCAPVLSNISYLSQLKSIIKSDCIITDVGSVKGNIHKAALELNLDRNFIGGHPMAGSEKTGYESSSSRLLENAYYILSPTDLTPPDRLEFLRSLVVSMSAIPVIINAGEHDDITAAISHVPHIIAAALVNMVKDSDDPEEKMKTLAAGGFKDITRIASSSPVMWQNICLTNTVSIKQFLKLYITSLQDVSDALSSQDASYLFEFFETAGDYRDSLPVKVTGLINRSYEIYLDVIDEAGAIATVATLLATNLISIKNIGIIHNREFEQGVLRIEFYEEGACNKASLLLKKYRYTVYER, from the coding sequence ATGGATAGCATAACCGTTGGCTTTATTGGCTTTGGATTAATAGGCGGCTCTATTGCACGTGCCCTGAAAGAGCTAAATCCAAAGAACACTTTATTAGCCTATCACTATAGTAAGAAAAAACCATCAATCGGTTTGATAGGGGCAAAAGAGGACCGGATACTGGATATAATAACAGAAGATTTAACGGATTTTTCTGTTTGTGATATCATCTTTTTATGTGCACCGGTCTTATCAAATATATCTTATCTTAGCCAACTTAAAAGCATCATTAAATCAGATTGTATCATAACGGATGTTGGGAGTGTAAAGGGTAATATACATAAAGCCGCGCTGGAACTGAACCTTGACAGAAATTTTATTGGTGGTCACCCGATGGCAGGTTCTGAAAAAACAGGTTATGAAAGTTCTTCCAGTCGTTTACTTGAAAATGCATATTATATCCTCTCTCCTACTGACTTAACGCCTCCTGATAGATTAGAGTTTTTACGCAGTCTGGTAGTATCCATGAGTGCCATTCCGGTCATAATAAATGCAGGTGAACATGACGATATAACAGCTGCTATAAGTCACGTACCTCATATTATTGCCGCTGCTTTGGTTAATATGGTTAAGGACTCCGACGATCCTGAAGAAAAGATGAAAACCCTTGCAGCAGGTGGTTTTAAGGATATTACAAGAATCGCTTCTTCATCACCGGTTATGTGGCAGAATATATGTCTGACCAATACGGTCAGCATTAAACAATTTCTTAAGCTGTATATTACCTCCCTTCAAGATGTTTCAGATGCATTGTCAAGCCAAGATGCCTCTTATTTGTTTGAATTCTTTGAGACTGCCGGAGATTACAGAGATTCTCTTCCGGTGAAAGTCACCGGTCTAATCAATAGGTCTTATGAAATTTATCTGGATGTTATTGATGAAGCCGGAGCTATTGCTACGGTAGCAACACTGTTAGCCACTAATCTTATCAGCATAAAAAATATAGGCATCATTCATAACAGGGAGTTTGAACAGGGTGTTCTGCGAATTGAGTTTTATGAAGAGGGGGCCTGCAATAAAGCCTCTCTGCTTTTAAAAAAATATCGCTACACAGTTTATGAAAGATAA
- the aroF gene encoding 3-deoxy-7-phosphoheptulonate synthase, which yields MIIVMKQNAKKESIKNIIRIIEDKGLSAHISDGKEVTIIGVVGDKTKLHDQNLEIAPEVERIVPVTESYKLANKKFHPEPSIVKVGNVSIGGGNLVIMSGPCAVESREQLFDTAHAIKKSGAQILRGGAYKPRTSPYAFQGLEEEGLKYMKEAREETGLAVVCEVTSLAAIESAVKYVDMLQIGARNMQNFYLLKEAGKTGLPVLLKRGLSATIDEWLNAAEYIIAEGNPNVVLCERGIRTFETATRNTLDISAVPVIKSKSHLPIIVDPSHATGVREYVNPLARCAVAAGADGLMIETHPNPAIALSDGPQSLTFPQFEELCQELRPFAELMGRKF from the coding sequence ATGATAATTGTTATGAAACAAAATGCGAAAAAAGAATCCATAAAAAATATTATTAGAATTATTGAAGATAAGGGGTTGAGCGCCCATATTTCAGATGGTAAGGAAGTAACTATTATTGGCGTTGTCGGTGATAAAACAAAACTTCACGATCAGAATCTTGAAATTGCTCCGGAAGTAGAACGTATCGTTCCCGTTACCGAATCTTATAAATTAGCAAATAAAAAGTTTCATCCTGAGCCCTCTATAGTAAAGGTTGGCAATGTATCGATTGGAGGCGGTAATCTTGTAATTATGTCCGGACCCTGTGCCGTTGAAAGCAGAGAACAGCTTTTTGATACAGCACATGCTATCAAAAAATCCGGTGCTCAGATTTTAAGAGGTGGTGCTTATAAGCCAAGAACTTCACCTTATGCATTCCAGGGATTGGAGGAAGAAGGTTTAAAGTACATGAAGGAAGCCAGAGAAGAAACAGGATTAGCTGTCGTTTGTGAAGTAACCAGCCTTGCTGCCATTGAATCAGCAGTAAAATATGTTGACATGCTTCAAATCGGAGCAAGAAATATGCAGAATTTTTATCTTTTAAAAGAAGCAGGAAAAACCGGTCTTCCCGTCTTGTTAAAACGCGGATTATCTGCTACCATAGATGAATGGCTGAATGCTGCTGAATACATTATTGCAGAAGGAAATCCTAACGTGGTATTATGCGAACGAGGTATACGTACCTTTGAAACGGCAACAAGGAACACTCTAGACATCAGTGCTGTTCCTGTAATAAAATCCAAAAGTCATCTGCCGATTATTGTTGACCCAAGCCATGCTACCGGTGTAAGAGAATATGTGAACCCTTTAGCTAGATGTGCCGTTGCAGCAGGTGCGGATGGCTTAATGATAGAAACGCATCCCAATCCTGCAATTGCTTTATCCGATGGCCCTCAGTCTCTGACTTTTCCTCAATTCGAAGAACTGTGCCAGGAACTTAGACCATTTGCAGAATTGATGGGTAGAAAATTCTAG
- a CDS encoding elongation factor G, whose product MNVYTSEKIRNVVLLGHGSCGKTTLVEAMAYSTGITKRQGKVEEGNTISDYDKEEVKRLFSISTTVVPIAYEDTKINILDTPGYFDFVGEVEEAMQAADAAVIVIAAKSGVEVGTLKAWEYCEKYNLPRMFFVTDMDDDNASYRQVVEALTENFGKRIAPFHIPIRENGKFVGFVNVVKMAGRRFTTMGKYEECPIPDYSKENLNKFRETLLEAVAETNEELMEKYFSGEDFTQEEISTALRGNVIDGTVVPVLMGSGLYAQGALMLLQAIEKYFPAPNKRQCSGKLLKSSEIFHADYKEDLPMSAKVFKTIADPFIGKFTLFKVCSGVLNSDSVIYNAAKGTEEKISRLYILRGKEQIEVTKLHAGDIGAIGKLSDTATGDTLSSKAVPIEYAVPVMPKPYTSQRFKTRNKGDDDKVAQALSKLMDEDLTLKVVNDNENRQTLLYGIGEQQLDVTVHKLFTRYKVEIDIMKPKVPYRETLRKKVKVQGKYKKQSGGHGQYGDVHIEFEPLGDNEKIFVFEEKIFGGSVPRNYFPAVEKGIAECVLKGPLAGYPVVGLKAVLVDGSYHPVDSSEMAFKMATIQAFKQGFMEASPVLLEPIGSLKVMIPDKFTGDIMGDLNKRRGRVLGMNPLPNNKQEILADIPLAELYGYSTDLRSMTGGAGDFSYDFARYEQAPADIQQKVIEENEKELMASGE is encoded by the coding sequence ATGAATGTTTACACTTCAGAAAAGATTCGAAATGTTGTTCTGTTAGGCCACGGCAGCTGTGGCAAGACTACTTTAGTCGAAGCCATGGCATACTCCACGGGAATTACAAAGAGACAAGGTAAAGTTGAAGAAGGTAATACCATTAGTGATTATGACAAGGAAGAAGTGAAACGACTTTTTTCAATCAGTACCACAGTCGTTCCAATTGCTTACGAGGATACAAAAATAAACATATTGGATACACCTGGATATTTTGACTTTGTAGGTGAAGTGGAAGAAGCTATGCAGGCTGCGGATGCCGCCGTAATTGTTATAGCTGCAAAATCAGGAGTTGAGGTTGGTACCTTAAAGGCATGGGAATACTGCGAAAAGTATAATCTGCCCAGAATGTTTTTTGTAACGGATATGGATGACGATAATGCCAGCTACCGTCAGGTAGTAGAAGCTTTGACCGAGAATTTCGGTAAACGGATTGCACCCTTTCATATACCAATCAGAGAAAATGGTAAATTTGTAGGTTTTGTAAACGTAGTTAAGATGGCAGGAAGAAGATTTACCACAATGGGAAAATATGAAGAATGCCCCATTCCCGACTATTCCAAGGAAAATCTGAATAAATTCAGAGAAACGCTTTTAGAGGCAGTGGCTGAGACCAATGAAGAATTAATGGAGAAGTATTTTTCAGGAGAAGATTTTACCCAGGAGGAGATATCCACAGCACTCCGTGGGAATGTCATAGATGGAACTGTAGTTCCGGTTTTAATGGGGTCCGGTTTATATGCACAAGGAGCCTTAATGTTGTTACAAGCTATTGAAAAGTATTTCCCTGCGCCGAATAAACGGCAGTGTAGTGGAAAGTTATTAAAATCCAGTGAAATATTTCATGCTGATTATAAAGAGGATTTACCTATGTCTGCAAAAGTTTTTAAAACCATTGCTGATCCGTTCATCGGTAAATTTACATTATTTAAAGTGTGTTCTGGTGTATTAAATTCAGATTCTGTCATATACAATGCTGCAAAAGGCACAGAAGAAAAAATTTCAAGGTTATACATATTAAGAGGAAAAGAACAGATTGAAGTCACTAAGTTACATGCCGGAGATATCGGAGCAATCGGAAAACTTTCGGATACTGCCACAGGAGATACCTTATCCTCAAAAGCAGTACCTATAGAGTATGCAGTACCGGTTATGCCAAAACCTTATACCAGTCAGCGGTTTAAAACAAGAAATAAAGGAGATGACGATAAGGTCGCACAGGCATTATCTAAGTTAATGGATGAAGATTTAACCTTGAAGGTAGTAAATGACAACGAGAACCGCCAGACTTTGTTATATGGCATCGGAGAACAGCAGCTTGATGTTACTGTGCATAAATTATTCACTAGATATAAGGTAGAAATAGACATTATGAAACCGAAAGTTCCTTACCGTGAAACCTTACGGAAGAAGGTAAAGGTACAGGGGAAATATAAAAAGCAGTCAGGAGGTCACGGACAATACGGTGATGTTCATATAGAATTCGAACCTTTGGGAGATAACGAAAAGATATTCGTTTTTGAAGAAAAAATATTCGGAGGCAGTGTGCCTAGGAATTACTTTCCGGCGGTGGAAAAAGGAATTGCTGAATGCGTGTTAAAAGGTCCTTTGGCGGGCTATCCGGTAGTAGGATTAAAAGCAGTACTTGTAGATGGCTCCTACCATCCGGTGGATTCCTCTGAAATGGCATTTAAAATGGCTACGATTCAAGCTTTTAAACAGGGATTCATGGAGGCGTCTCCAGTACTATTAGAGCCAATAGGTTCCTTAAAGGTAATGATACCCGATAAATTCACGGGAGATATTATGGGTGACCTGAATAAGCGTCGTGGAAGGGTTCTTGGAATGAATCCTCTTCCTAATAATAAACAGGAAATTCTTGCTGATATTCCGTTAGCCGAACTTTACGGATATTCCACCGATTTACGCTCTATGACCGGAGGTGCCGGCGATTTTTCCTATGACTTTGCCAGATATGAACAGGCACCGGCAGACATTCAACAAAAAGTAATTGAAGAAAATGAGAAAGAATTAATGGCAAGTGGGGAATAA
- a CDS encoding glycosyltransferase, with translation MNFNIRSKISKVTSTGRVCSRNSYYLKKRKERIKNTAILFESKAGADLAGNIFYLLKELTKTEYNKFQCYLSVNMASKVRIQRLLKKYQLYNILLIDMDSKKYLEILATAKYIVNDTSFPTWFYKRTEQVYLNTWHGTPLKRMGYEVENRAYAMGNIQKNFQVADYLLYPNDYMKEKMLNAYHLNNTYQGKVLCEGYPRNAVFYQNDRIQKVRKELKLTNQQVIVYMPTWRGTLTETNNTEQIEACACNFALLDKLLKNNQVFYVKFHVFLQNSFDFTQYSHIKPFPKEYETYDFLNAADVLVTDYSSVFFDFANTRKKIILFTYDRKDYLDERGLYIPINSLPFPQAENVTELNEELNRPKEYDEADFLRTYCTYDNMNAANRIARHVFLQQKVCKEEKARENGKQNILIYCSNLAKNGITTSMLNLIHLVDREKANYFFFFKQNQFAKTPTRLSVVPPNTGIMPLCGSTIEWTWLEAVLHKLYFRLHIDSKFIQKHMNSLYQREYDKRFHNVRIDKVVHFTGYAPDITLYLQQAKAPKVIFVHNDMYEEYKEKQNFDLNILKHAFESYNKIIAVSDATRISIKKIGNFMDKVEVLQNAHNVDGIIEKANLPFIMEEETELSVPYEEFTSMLEGDSMKFITIGRFSPEKGHIKLMSAFNQFHKKHPGTKLIIIGGYGVLHQKTVEYSKKLDCAKDIYIVKSTSNPFTILKRCHLFLLPSDREPLGLVLLEADTLGIPIVATNIPGSGDFIREHKGYLVENSENGLLKGMNEFIEGKVKPLNISFTQYNQSIVNQFEELISVNESEK, from the coding sequence ATGAATTTTAATATAAGAAGTAAGATATCTAAAGTGACCTCTACGGGAAGAGTTTGTAGTCGTAATTCATATTATTTAAAGAAACGAAAAGAGCGAATTAAAAACACAGCCATATTGTTTGAATCAAAAGCAGGAGCAGATTTAGCCGGTAATATTTTTTACCTGCTCAAAGAATTGACTAAAACAGAGTATAATAAATTTCAATGTTATCTTAGTGTAAACATGGCAAGTAAAGTAAGAATTCAAAGGCTGCTTAAGAAATATCAGCTTTATAATATCTTACTGATTGATATGGATTCTAAAAAATATTTAGAAATACTGGCTACTGCAAAGTATATTGTTAATGACACCAGTTTTCCCACCTGGTTCTATAAAAGGACAGAACAGGTATATTTAAACACTTGGCATGGAACTCCTTTAAAACGCATGGGATATGAAGTAGAAAACCGTGCGTATGCCATGGGAAATATTCAGAAGAATTTTCAGGTTGCTGACTATTTATTATATCCGAATGATTATATGAAAGAAAAGATGCTAAATGCATACCACCTTAATAACACATATCAAGGAAAGGTTCTTTGCGAGGGTTACCCAAGAAATGCTGTGTTTTACCAAAATGACCGTATACAGAAAGTTAGGAAAGAATTAAAATTAACGAATCAGCAGGTTATTGTTTATATGCCTACCTGGCGTGGGACCTTAACAGAAACTAATAATACGGAGCAGATAGAAGCATGTGCCTGTAACTTTGCATTACTGGATAAGTTATTGAAGAATAACCAGGTGTTCTATGTAAAATTCCATGTATTTTTACAGAACAGCTTTGATTTTACTCAATATTCTCATATAAAGCCATTTCCGAAAGAGTATGAAACTTATGATTTTTTAAATGCCGCAGATGTTTTGGTTACTGATTATTCAAGTGTTTTTTTTGACTTTGCTAATACCAGAAAGAAAATTATTTTATTTACGTATGACCGTAAAGACTATTTAGATGAGAGAGGACTATATATCCCAATTAATTCGCTGCCATTTCCTCAAGCAGAAAATGTAACAGAATTAAATGAAGAACTAAACCGTCCTAAAGAATATGATGAAGCAGACTTTTTAAGAACCTACTGTACCTATGACAATATGAACGCAGCTAACAGGATTGCCAGACATGTTTTCCTTCAGCAGAAAGTATGTAAAGAAGAAAAAGCAAGAGAAAATGGAAAACAAAACATTTTAATATACTGCTCCAATCTGGCAAAAAATGGTATCACAACATCTATGTTAAATTTGATACATCTGGTGGACAGAGAAAAGGCTAATTATTTTTTCTTTTTTAAACAAAATCAATTTGCCAAAACCCCAACGCGGCTGTCAGTAGTTCCGCCTAATACCGGAATAATGCCACTTTGCGGCAGTACTATTGAATGGACCTGGTTGGAAGCTGTCCTTCACAAATTGTATTTTAGACTTCATATTGATTCAAAATTTATACAAAAACATATGAACTCCCTGTATCAAAGAGAGTACGATAAACGGTTTCATAATGTACGGATTGATAAGGTGGTACATTTTACCGGATATGCACCGGATATAACCTTATATTTGCAGCAGGCTAAGGCTCCTAAAGTCATCTTTGTGCATAATGATATGTACGAGGAATATAAGGAAAAGCAGAATTTTGACCTTAATATTCTAAAACATGCATTTGAAAGTTATAATAAAATTATAGCAGTAAGTGATGCAACTAGAATCTCTATTAAAAAAATCGGTAATTTTATGGATAAAGTTGAGGTATTGCAAAACGCTCATAATGTTGACGGAATAATTGAAAAAGCAAACCTACCATTTATTATGGAAGAGGAAACGGAACTTTCTGTACCTTATGAGGAGTTTACCTCTATGTTAGAAGGTGATTCTATGAAATTTATTACCATTGGACGCTTTTCGCCGGAAAAGGGACATATAAAATTAATGTCTGCTTTTAATCAATTTCACAAGAAGCATCCTGGTACTAAACTTATTATTATAGGCGGCTATGGTGTTCTGCACCAGAAAACAGTGGAATATTCAAAAAAATTAGATTGTGCAAAAGATATTTATATCGTAAAATCAACTTCAAATCCTTTTACAATACTCAAACGATGCCATTTATTCCTTTTACCATCTGACCGAGAACCACTTGGTTTAGTGTTATTAGAAGCGGATACCTTAGGAATACCGATTGTTGCAACTAATATTCCGGGATCAGGAGATTTTATCAGGGAACATAAAGGCTATCTTGTGGAAAACAGTGAGAATGGATTATTAAAAGGTATGAACGAGTTTATAGAAGGAAAAGTGAAACCCCTGAATATTTCTTTTACACAATATAATCAATCCATTGTAAATCAATTCGAAGAATTAATATCAGTTAATGAGTCAGAAAAATAA
- a CDS encoding polysaccharide pyruvyl transferase family protein, producing the protein MKVGIITISSAHNYGCMLQAWGLQEYVKKLGYEVDIINLRLDCIDNLYKPLNLYKGLVKAKRFRKLRAFLWQNLKTKGIRAKRKYLKFEAFIAKQLHTTTCYRSYQELVDAKVGDAYDILITGSDQVWNGAITGGLNRAFFLDFTNKPVRKISFASSVGKTVLKDYEKDFFQHYLENFDAIAVREESAKEMLSTLTNKSIDVVVDPTLLLEGSDFDNLKKRPNYNRGYILVHVINADSMVRPIAEKLSKLTGLPVIHNRSDKRYSNELGRFDDAGVEEFLGLIEQAAYVVTNSFHATVFAIIYRRKFFTIPHEKYPERMVHLLSMLELSNYLVKDVQDIPTNLNGLDYHYDKVYELLDIQRKHSQNILRNELENESTYSTIYK; encoded by the coding sequence ATGAAAGTCGGAATTATAACCATATCCTCAGCTCATAATTATGGTTGCATGCTGCAAGCCTGGGGCTTGCAGGAATATGTTAAAAAACTGGGTTATGAAGTTGATATAATTAATCTCAGACTAGATTGCATAGATAACCTTTATAAACCACTTAATTTATATAAAGGTTTAGTGAAAGCTAAAAGATTTCGTAAACTACGTGCTTTTCTGTGGCAAAATCTAAAAACAAAAGGAATCCGTGCCAAACGTAAATATTTAAAATTTGAAGCATTTATTGCAAAGCAACTGCATACGACTACCTGCTATCGAAGTTATCAGGAATTAGTTGATGCAAAAGTTGGAGATGCCTATGATATATTAATAACCGGCAGTGACCAGGTTTGGAATGGAGCTATAACCGGCGGTTTAAATCGTGCATTTTTCTTAGATTTCACGAATAAACCGGTTAGAAAGATATCGTTTGCCTCTAGTGTTGGTAAGACTGTGTTAAAAGATTACGAGAAAGATTTCTTTCAACACTATTTAGAGAATTTTGATGCAATCGCAGTAAGAGAAGAATCCGCAAAAGAAATGCTATCAACGCTAACGAATAAATCGATTGATGTAGTTGTAGATCCTACCTTGTTATTGGAGGGCTCTGATTTTGATAACTTAAAGAAGAGACCAAACTATAACAGAGGCTATATATTAGTTCATGTCATCAATGCAGATTCTATGGTTCGTCCTATTGCAGAGAAATTATCAAAACTTACAGGGCTTCCGGTTATTCATAATAGGTCGGACAAGCGTTATTCCAATGAATTAGGGAGATTTGACGATGCTGGCGTTGAAGAGTTCTTAGGTCTGATAGAACAGGCTGCTTACGTTGTAACGAATTCTTTTCATGCAACTGTATTTGCAATCATTTACAGGCGTAAGTTCTTCACCATACCACACGAAAAATACCCCGAAAGAATGGTACATTTGTTAAGTATGTTGGAACTAAGCAACTATTTAGTCAAAGATGTGCAAGATATTCCCACTAATCTAAATGGTTTAGACTATCACTATGACAAGGTGTATGAATTATTGGATATCCAAAGAAAACATTCGCAGAATATTCTAAGGAATGAATTGGAGAACGAAAGCACATACTCTACAATATACAAATAA
- a CDS encoding DUF1538 domain-containing protein: MNTNFLLKIKESISAVLPITILVLVLNFTIVPMSTGTLLMFLVGALMLILGMGLFTLGADISMMVMGEKIGSFLAHSRKIWVLIPITFLMGVLITIAEPDLQVLARQTPGVPDPVLIWAVALGVGIFLIAAFLRTLLQIRLSYILIVLYSIVFILAAFAPNNFIAVAFDSGGVTTGPITVPFIMALGIGMAAVRTDKASQEDSFGMVALCSVGPILAVLLLGIFYHPTGSEYSVIKTAESNSFAYIIKEFLHHFPDYMKEVAIALSPILIFFLVFQATVLKIPVKPLIKIMIGLLYTYLGLVLFLTGVNVGFMPAGYFIGGEIISGNYSWLLIPLGMVIGFVIVAAEPAVHVLNKQVEEISEGNITGKSMLLSLSIGVAISVGLAMLRVSTGLSIWYLVVPGYLLAVIMTFFVPPIFTSIAFDSGGVASGPMTATFLLPMAMGACNAVGGDMLLDAFGIVAMVAMTPLITIQALGLLYRFKTKRSQILETASEPGIGEFIFYDLDEYEEDFIDMSADNDTIEGEGTKVI, encoded by the coding sequence ATGAATACTAATTTTTTGTTAAAAATCAAGGAGTCAATCTCCGCAGTCCTGCCCATTACCATATTGGTTCTTGTACTAAATTTTACAATCGTTCCAATGAGTACAGGTACACTTCTTATGTTCCTGGTAGGTGCATTAATGCTTATTCTAGGTATGGGCTTGTTTACTTTAGGTGCCGATATTTCTATGATGGTAATGGGTGAAAAAATCGGTTCCTTTCTGGCACATTCTAGGAAAATATGGGTATTAATACCAATTACTTTTCTTATGGGTGTTCTTATAACAATCGCTGAACCTGACTTACAGGTTTTAGCCAGACAAACGCCTGGTGTACCTGACCCTGTTTTAATTTGGGCAGTTGCTTTGGGTGTAGGTATTTTTCTTATTGCAGCATTTCTTAGGACTTTACTGCAAATCAGACTCTCTTATATTCTGATTGTTTTATATTCTATTGTTTTTATACTTGCTGCTTTTGCACCTAATAACTTTATTGCTGTAGCTTTTGATTCCGGCGGAGTAACAACAGGCCCTATTACAGTACCTTTTATTATGGCACTTGGTATCGGTATGGCGGCCGTACGTACAGACAAAGCATCTCAGGAAGACAGTTTTGGCATGGTAGCACTATGTTCCGTGGGACCAATACTGGCAGTTTTACTGTTAGGTATTTTTTATCATCCCACAGGTTCTGAATATTCTGTTATAAAGACAGCAGAAAGCAACAGTTTTGCTTACATCATAAAAGAGTTTTTGCATCATTTTCCTGATTATATGAAAGAAGTGGCTATTGCATTATCACCAATATTGATTTTCTTTCTGGTCTTTCAGGCTACTGTATTAAAAATACCTGTAAAGCCTTTAATAAAAATAATGATTGGATTGTTGTATACGTATTTAGGCCTTGTTTTATTTTTAACTGGAGTTAATGTTGGTTTTATGCCCGCAGGTTATTTTATTGGCGGTGAAATTATCAGTGGTAATTATTCCTGGCTCTTAATACCTCTTGGAATGGTAATAGGTTTTGTTATTGTAGCTGCTGAACCGGCAGTTCACGTATTGAATAAACAAGTAGAAGAGATCTCAGAAGGTAATATTACCGGAAAATCCATGCTTTTAAGCCTTTCTATCGGAGTAGCGATTTCTGTTGGTCTGGCAATGTTAAGAGTATCAACCGGTCTGTCAATTTGGTATTTAGTCGTTCCCGGATATTTATTAGCTGTCATTATGACATTTTTTGTACCGCCAATCTTTACTTCTATTGCTTTTGATTCTGGCGGTGTAGCATCCGGACCTATGACGGCAACCTTTCTGTTACCGATGGCTATGGGAGCTTGTAATGCGGTAGGCGGTGATATGCTGTTAGATGCTTTTGGAATTGTAGCTATGGTAGCTATGACACCACTAATAACAATACAGGCACTGGGACTCTTATATCGTTTTAAAACCAAACGCAGTCAAATACTTGAAACTGCCAGTGAGCCGGGTATTGGAGAGTTTATTTTTTATGATTTGGATGAGTATGAAGAGGATTTTATAGATATGAGTGCTGATAATGATACGATAGAAGGTGAAGGCACAAAGGTAATATAA
- a CDS encoding P-II family nitrogen regulator, whose product MEGIKPKILKKKLLVAIIDSIQEKQLTDIYLENHLPLNVVTHGHGTASSEMLDYLGLGETKKSLTISVISEDKISFILGLLAQKLHFEQPGKGVAFTLPISCISSIITSMDVENMANPSAGSVCEEKSMKKERKHELILIIVNQGYADQTMEAAKKAGANGGTVVHARGLGDAEAAKFLEITVQPEKELILILTNREDKMKIMESVNLEVGLTTQGKGIMFSLPVDETVGIGADM is encoded by the coding sequence ATGGAAGGTATAAAACCTAAAATATTAAAGAAAAAGCTATTGGTTGCTATTATTGATTCTATACAAGAAAAACAGCTTACAGACATATATCTAGAAAATCACCTGCCTCTTAATGTTGTTACGCATGGTCATGGTACTGCAAGTTCAGAGATGCTTGATTATCTGGGTTTGGGAGAAACAAAGAAAAGTCTGACAATTAGCGTGATAAGTGAAGATAAGATATCATTTATATTAGGACTGCTGGCTCAAAAACTACATTTTGAACAACCAGGAAAAGGTGTAGCTTTTACCTTGCCGATATCTTGTATAAGTAGTATTATTACCTCAATGGATGTGGAGAATATGGCAAACCCAAGTGCCGGAAGTGTATGTGAGGAGAAATCAATGAAAAAAGAAAGAAAGCATGAACTAATTTTAATTATTGTAAATCAAGGTTATGCAGACCAGACTATGGAAGCTGCTAAAAAAGCCGGTGCAAATGGTGGAACGGTCGTACACGCCCGTGGCCTTGGCGACGCAGAAGCGGCTAAATTCTTAGAAATCACTGTACAGCCTGAAAAGGAACTAATATTAATATTAACAAATAGAGAAGATAAAATGAAGATTATGGAAAGTGTAAATTTAGAGGTTGGTCTTACCACCCAAGGAAAAGGTATTATGTTCTCCTTACCTGTTGATGAAACAGTAGGGATAGGAGCAGACATGTAA